Genomic window (Ctenopharyngodon idella isolate HZGC_01 chromosome 20, HZGC01, whole genome shotgun sequence):
GCCCTATATTCATTTAACTCACAAAATCAagcattttatataattttatacacAAAGACCATAGTTCAAATAGACACTTTAATTCAAATTGCACCGTAACAACTACAGTATCTAGAACATGTCTGAAAGTCAATGGAGTACATAAGAACATATGTAACATGACAatcatcaacagaaaaatatttacaatgtgACAAAGAAACAGCTCACAAAGTAAAATTATAGACAGAAAAGCAGAGCAGAAACCAGACCCGACCTGTAAACATtccaatatattttacattgacGGGAAGAGAATAGTGAATTTAATCAATTATAATGACCTCACTGTTTTTGTCACAAAGCTGGTTGTTGGATTCCAGCACCTGAACAATGTGAGCTGCAGAGGGTCTTTTCTGAGGGTCTTCCTCTGTACAGAGACAGAAGAGCTCCACCATCCTCTGATAAGACCCTCCGAGAGTGGCTGCGTCCAAAGGCGGTCGAGTTCCCAACCTCTCGTAATATGCATCTTCATCAAAATCATCCTCAAAGGAGTCAtctaagaaaaagaaagaatagaTAAGAGGCACTTTAAAAATCCAATTGCTATAGTATATTACAAATAGCAGATGGATTTGATTACTGTAGCTTTaccattatcatcatcatcaccctCAGTGTCCAGCATCTCCAGGTGAGGAACAGAAAGTGTCATCATCTCCCACAGCGTGAGTCCATACGCAAATATATCAGCTTTGTCTGTGATAATCCCATCCTCCAAGGCTTCCTTAGGCTTCCACGGCTCCGTCCCAATATAATGGGCCTTTGGATCGCTCACTGAGGAAAGATAGGtatgaaaaaatactttaaaaacatcttttttatgttttcttttaccTTCTTTTTTTGAGATCCACTCTATTAATGAACAAAGGAAGGAAAAAATTAGAATGTTGAAATGTTAAATCGTTTCATACCCTGCATGTTTTCATCCAGTGGCAGTGACACACCAACATCACAGATTTTGATGCTATCGAAGTCGCCCTTGATGACAACATTGCATGATTTCATGTCTCCATGCAAAAGCTTTTTCTCATTATGCAGGTactgaagaaaaacaataaaacattgtaGTAAGACCTTGAGATtacataataattacatttaaatatggaaaaaacagtaaaggcctgttcacacttCACACCAAAGACAATAAATATAAcgatataattataaaaatcattccaaatgtaaaagaatagcggagtcactttcaaaatgatcttttccagctgatgaatcttaaaggaacactccactttttttgaaaataggctcattttccaactcccctagagttaaacagttgagttttaccgttttcgaatccattcagccgatctccgggtctggcggtaccacttttagcatagcttagcatagttcattgaatctgatgagaccaatagcatctcgctcaaaaatgagcaaagagttttgatatttttcctatttaaaacttgactcttctgtagttacatcatgtactaagaccgacagaaaatgaaaagttgcgattttctcgGCCGATATGGCTgtgaactatactctcattccggcgtaataatcaaggaacctttctgccgtaccatgggtgcagcaggcacTTCTTTCACAATGGGAATTTGCATTAATCAGGGTCCTAGACTGAGTAGTTTACACCTTTTGGGGACAGAAGGCCATTTGCATGAAAGACCCTGTGAAGGTGGACACACCCATTACAGAGAGCAAAATACCTCTAAAATCTTTAAACCTTTATTACCTTCTGGTTTACTTCTGTGGGAATGAGACCTTTGAaccaatcgcactgagacatttcaaatgataccaaacatgtatAATGTTGTATGATAACTGTTCACATTAAACCATACAGATTTTGGGTGAATTTCAGGTCATCTCTGCATGTAGAGAGAGGAGATGGGGGAAGAGGGGGGTGAAGGAAAGGAAATGTAGATTAAGGCAATGCTGAGGTGTGACTGATTCAGTGTGATTGCGTCTCGGATGGGGGTGCTAATTTTGCAAGAGAGagttcaaatgttaatttcctttgttttctcaATGAGTAGCCCTCTCTTCTCAAGCTTCCATACTCATCGGTTGGAAAAAACAACGTTGTTAAAGTGATTCCAAAgatattgttcctctgtgccattatcgttatagttgtggtgtggactctgctattcttttacattgaaaactatttttaaaactatatctttatcattatagtcATCATCCTTGGTCGTTGGGCCTTAAAAACATTGACAtcctttatagttatcattcttggtgtgaacgggccttaacattaaatttacaaatgaCTGATTTCACAACCATACCTGTAAACCACGTGCGACGTGAAGAGCCACTTTTTCAATAGTGGCCACTGGAAATGCCTGTAGACCCTCTTCTCTCCTTTTCTCAATGAGGTCATTCAGAGACTGCTCTCCACCGTACTCCATTGCTAAACACTTAGAGCCATCCTTTGCTGTAGTAAAAGCTCTGAAGCCTTAAAAAACACAGGggaaaaaattcataaaaaaagataattggcTTAAAATTTTCATATTTACCTTTACATTATATggtaatattttaaagaaatacttGCCAACAATATTAGGGTGGTGCAGGTCTTTTAAGATCTTTGCCTCCTCGGACAGACGCTTCTGATAAACATTCCTTTGACTTTTTGCACACTTGCTGTTGATCTTCTTAATGGCCCATGGCGAATGAGTCTGCTTGCCCATCCTGATGTTAGTATTAGCATAGATGTTTAAAGTTGTCTATTACACTAACATGGTGTAGgttgtaaaatattatgtatgtatgtacctGTTCATTAGATAGACATTGACTCCAGTCCCACAGCCGAGCTTCTTCATGAAGGGAGAGGCAGGAATGGTGACTGGGGTTCCACATGCACTGACtaacaaacaatacatttaaaaacattattaattacTTTAACCAACGACCACATTTGGATCAAGATGGGATGTAAAACCATCTTGATGATGAGAAAGACAATATAACGTAACTAGattcagtgtaattataaaatcAGACGTTTAAAGATCACTCTACCTGGACTTTTCACTTTTGCAGGCTTGCAAGGCGTCTTAAAGGCACTAAGTGATTCTTTGTTGGCCTCCATTTgtctaaaattaataaaatataatcaaattttTGTCAATCCGAACGACAATCGTTACACACAAGTTTAATTACGCCATACACAACCaattgaacaaaaacaaaaaatcaaacCACAAATCGTAAAGCATAATATGACACATATAGataatgaaaacaacaacaacaaattacATTAGATATAAACTTCAGAGATGCTGGAAAACGCGCCCGTATTTCAAATTCACCAGTTCGGTTGACGTCAAACGTACGTCGAGCTACAGTGTCCGTAGAGGGACAAAACTGATTGCGTGCGCGTTTTCGTTTATTTCTTCCGTTCATTTTCCTTATTTTGTTCTCCAGTGTCACTCAGTCACTTAGAACATTgttataaaatgatttaatactaaatagataaataaagatataatataacaatagaATTACATAGgtaattattgttaaataaaacaaactattaaaacatttttgttaatcaaaataaagctgaaataaaatataaactttagatgaaaaaaaaatgtaaaatgaaatgagtttaagTCGAAGCATTAAAATTACTAAgtggaaataaagaaaaactacaaCTGAACTAAATCTAAagtaacaataaattaaaccaaataaaaacaatcacataaaaatgactaaaaatgaaactaaaattaaaatgaaagctaatTAAAAAGGTTAGTGTTGTTTcaatattatttcttatttttaaacaacaagGCGCCTTTTACTTCAGAAGGGCTTTTGCGCTATTTCTTTAGGTGTACAAAGTGGAAAAATCGCACACAATTAAGGTAGAATAGgctaatcatatatatatatatatatatatatatacacgtgtgtgtgtgtgtgtgtgtgtgtgtgattagcCTATTCCTAAAGTGCTACAACTTATTTACAACTTAAAcgacttatatatatatatatatatatatatatatatatatatatatacatatatatatatacatatatatatatattatatatatatatatatatatatatatatatatatatatatatatatatatatatatatatatatatatataaaaatgccaCACCATTATTCCCCTTTGTCCACTAGATGGCATCATGTACGCATGGGAATTGCTTTAGGTGCCAGTTGCATTTTTGCAAGCGATATTTCTCAAATGTTCTACAATGCCAAAGCCAACTCTAGATAACCAAGTGTCCCATTGGACTTGAATCAGGATTGACAaacatgcttttattttatttttgtgttgcaCTGCAGAACTCCATTTTCAAGATTTTGTATTCAGTCTACTCAGCTGGGCAGAGAAGAAACAGAACAAACCTACTCGAAGGCAAAGAAATGAACTCCAGTCAGATTAGGTAAAGATATGCAAATCACTTACATCCAAGATTTGAATGTgctaattaaagaaaaaaagatcagaGGAGAAGCATGCTCCAAAAAACAGCATTAACTCAAATTCCtgttcaaaacaaaatataaaaaatacagatgTCATGCACttttttgctgtaatatgtTTGAGGAGAAAATCAGATGTTGCCATCAATCCAAAGAACAATCTGTCCTGGGAATATCTATCTGACCattgaattttaaattaaacttcCACTGGCCATAAATCATATTAAGAATGGGAACCAGATAAAACCAGATAAATGCTTCATGAAAAGCCATGTGATCAGTACATGACAAAGCACAACATCTTTTTCGCACATGGCTTCAAGCatgacattaactttttataTGTTTGGCTCTGAGGGCTTGTGCTATATTGTCTGGCACATTGTCTTTTCGTACAATGCCTTGAGCAAAATGAAGATAATACTCCATGCTGTGCTGTCTATTATAACTgagaaaattataacaaaaGCACCTGGTACTCATGAGAAGTTTATTTGCTTTTACTTGTTCATTGTCAGGCATGATTTTAAATGGAAGAAAGCCATGGCGTGTTTGCATGAATGAACTCTAGTAGGCTACACTCTTGTTGCTCTGTGGTTTAGTCTAACTAACAACGGATAATACTGTTCTGAGAGGCCTGAAGTTTAGTTCATTCAAGTGGTTACATTTATTCGTTAACCCAGCtagcaaaatatgttttaagaacattttgcGAACGTTCACATTGAGTTATGAGAACGTTACTTCTGAATGCTCTCTGAACGTTCCAAACAGCCAGTTtataagtgttttttgtttttgtttttttaattcttggATATgcgaacgttaagggaacattccattttatcattttgcaaacatgttatttttgaatgttctctgaacattctgaaacaagtataacatttataaaacattagaTGAACGtacaactaaaatgtttcaggaaaaacgtttataaataaataatgtttttgtgctaacgttttgagaacatttttaaagaccagataaGTTTGAATGAACTTGtataatgtttgttcataactttaagaGAAACTTGCCATAacattagccaaagttctgagaatgttccctgttagctttGGAAGTAGATGCTTTtctgactgaaaataaaaagttttcaaaagGCTTTCTGAAAGGCTCCTTTGGATGTATTATAATCCCTCTGTAAAGTGCTGACTGTGAAAGCAACCGATGTACTCTCATTTTAGCAAGTACACTAAAGAGGCATGTTCACTGTGTTACATAAGAAATGCTGTAGgacttttatatttagaaatatatatttctctCTATGTTTTGCATTTTCAGCAATCCCTAAAGAACCGATGGTGACGGTGGTCTGATTGAACCCGCTCAAATGCGTAGAACATTACATTTGGTGAAGTCAGCTAACAAAAGCTCGATATATATTGAGTTCAATATTATGGAGTGGTTCTCAGCTGTGTCAGATTTTAAGACTGAACAAGTGGCAAGTGGCATTTTTTATTGctcaaaagtaaacaaaaatgttgCAAACACTGAACTATATGTCGATTATTTGTTCTGACATGGTCAGATCCCCAAAAGGCTTTGTCTTTTTCTTGTCTCTTGATTTCATATTCTTGACAGACAATAATCCACAGCACACAAAATACATGATGGATGGCTCAAACCATATTTATCCTTGATGCAAGAGAATCTGTATTTaagatcatattttcttttaccttGCATTAATGCTTATTGAGACATTGAAGGCACGGCACACAACCCGTCAATGTTGACATCTGCTTAATTTGGCAAAATACAACGAAAATAAGTAGCATTTTCCCCTCCATATTAAAAATCGATTCattttgctttcattattttgcTGTCTTAACTGCACATTATTAAGtttagttgatttttttttttgtcccagtTGTCAGAATTCCCATTCCCATTTCTGGATTATGACCCACCAATTGTGAACCATTGTTATAAAGTATCTCCAACTCTATATTGTTTTGTTAAGATGGTTGGTATCCCAGATGGTTGGAAGGgtcattttaaatgaatgaacagtTTTATCAAAGTTGGTGGGTGCATGTTTTTAAAGATGATACACGAAGATCATAATCTTTAtgtaaaatcagtttaaattaaTTCCGCATACTACATGCAAATGGGAAAATTCAATGCCTCCTATTCAAGAATTGCATTCGTAGACAAAACACAGTATACAGGCACAGACACTGCGTGCATAGAAACATAAATaatcattcaaaataaaatcaatccAATTAAATTAAAGGGATGGATACtccacccaaaaaatgaaaattctgtatttaatttaccCTCATGtgattccaaacctgtatgcatttctttcttctgtggaagagaaaagaagatattttgaagaatgtttgtaaccaaacagttttggttcccattgacttccattgtattttttgtccatataatggaagtcaatgggaacggaaactgtttggttaccaacattcttcagcagaacaaagaaagtcacacaggtttggaacgatataagggtgagtaaatgatgacagaactttcaatTTTGGGTGGATTATccctattaagattttttttccccccaaaagtCAAACTGATCCTAAAATAAGGatcttttattttaagtcaGTAAATTGGCACATCAGTTACAGGGGATTCCTCAATGTCATGTGATTATACTCCCTCTAATGTACAAACAGACtatacctttttttattttataaaaaaatacaagtttTTCATAAAATCATGTTCTGGAGAGAAAAAGGCAGACATTGTTCACACCATCAGTTTTCAACAATACTTCAACAATTAACATGCACTTCTGTCGAGCGGGAAACCAATCATCAAGGACTTTGGACCTCCATATTATCAAGTAAAGGGTCTTTCTTAAGGAACTTTAAGGTGCGAATGGATCTCCAGACCCCTACATAACTGTCGCTCAGAGATTGTCTCGTAGGATCCTCTGATGGGATCCCCGGTCTATCTAATTCTATGGACTCTGCCACTTTATTCTCACGAATGGGACCCTGGTCATAGCCATCAGCTGATGCCACCAGGCTGCCATTGGGAACATTCTCCAGACCATTTGGAACAGTTTCCGTATCTCCATCAGGCTTGGCAGGTTCCACATAAGGTTCACCTGGAAGTTCTTCATTTTTAGTGGACTCATCCATATCCTGGTAGGCCAGCTTCTTTTTGGCTTCATGATACTTCACCGCACAGTAGGTGATGGAGCCGATAGTGTTGACTACCACGCCTGCCACGAACAGTTTAGTTGGCATCACGTCACTGAATGCCAGCATGCCCACAGTGATAGTAGCTATACTCTTGACCACCCCCACAAAACTGGTGGTGACAGCCGAGTTGATATAGGTGCAGTGCAGTGTGGTAAAGTTCATCGCACAGCCAATGAGGATGCAGGTACAGAAGATTCCTGTGATATACGGGTTCTTCCAACCTTCATATGTCCACATCTCAATGGCATCCATGCTTACAATGGAACAGATGAAGAGAACAGGAGAAGCCACCACTGCAATGGTGTACTGGGCTGTGAGTGGCCCATAATCACTGTCTGCACTCACTTTTTGGATGAGTACCAAATAGGAAGCGTGGACAATCACAGCTAAAAAGCCAGTCACGTAGCCAAAAGGGTCACCTGTTAGATCTCCAGCACCTGCACAAGAACAGAGCAACACGGTGCAAAGTTAAAGAGACTGCGCCATACATGATTTATggtcattaaaattaaatctcTATGTATGAGAGATATATTTCATGCAGACATCACATTCATAGCCCAGAATCTCATATTCTTGCAATTAGGCAAGATTAGAGTAGCTATTTTGAATTCAAATTCTAATTCTATACTGGAATCTATATCTTGAGACTTTATGGAGCGCTATTTATCACAccggggcaagttgtcacactGACTGTATAGGTTTTGATTCAAATAACCAATTtcacaaatgtatgtaaatctagatcaaaacattcttaaattagAATAGTTTCTTAATCTTCATCTTAATCCTCAaacctgaaaataaaaactaaaaatcatataatatttttgtagctGTCAGTtaacaagtgaaaacattaagaGTCAACTAATGTAGTTTTAACTGTTCGCAGGACTAGGGATTTTGTTAATTGTccataaatgtcacatttatgttgtcatgtttgttttacatgctacaaatatatacactttattatttattttcaacatttttgctgtttcatgaattgtctcataattgttttactgtttaaatttacCTAATATGCTGTTTAGTGACAGGTTCCATTATGAAAACGCTCATAtagtgtgacaacatgccccactaCTGGTAAATTATCTCCTTTCCCCCCCCCCCTGGCAATAGCGGTGATGTTTAAAGGCTTTTATTGTACCCAAGATTTTAAGGtggtatattttaaaaataaatctggaATAAAAAGTGTGATTACTAACTTAATATATCTATCATCTATAAATGTCCAAAAATATTCCTACCAGCCAGTGCTGCTCCTCCAGTTGTGATGAGAACTGCTGTTATCACCCCGGGTGATGGGATCCCATTCTTCAGCACACACACTCCAATCCCTAACGTTACCAAAGGCAAGCATCGCTTAAACACAACATACATGGGTAAACTCAGTCCTCTGAGAGACCAGAGGGTTAACGTGGACTGTAAAGTTGACAAAATACAGACACTCGCAAAAACTTTAACTAACTGGAGGCTGAAGGGTGGTATATCTATTTTGCCCAGTCTTCTCAGCACCTCTAATGTGAGAGCCGCAGTGCCGCTGGTCAGACACTGAATTAAAGTCAGATACGTGAAGCTATAGGTCGTAATGAggaattttaacaaaatatttagcGACCCCGAAAAGAATCCATGAGCAACGGCCACCGAAACGCCCAGCAAACGTCCTTTGCAAACTTCCATGTCTTCCTTCGTAGACTGGGGGGTTCCCGGCGTCTCCGTATTACGCACTGAGCTCTGAGTCCACTGCTGAATATTCACGTCCACTCTCCTCTCGCGCGTAATTCACACAACACACGAGCTCGCGCTGAGCGCTGCTGAATTAATGCGACACGCGCTGCAGTTCCGACGGTCTCCTTCTCTGTACAATGATTGAATTGACAGAGTCAACTGCAGCCAATACATTTACTTTGATGTACTTTACACTTTTATTTCTCCTTCGAGGTAGTTCACAGTTGTAAACAACAATACAATCTGTAGCCTAAACCAATGCGCGGACTGCGAAGTATTAAGGCATTAATTTTCACCTTACTAAAGCGTTTCACCTGGGTTTTTCCAAACATTTCAGTCACTGTAAAAGATTACTAAAATAGACGCTCGCGAACAGATATCGCGTTCGCCTGAGGAcataaccatagcaacagtaagCCGCTCGAACATTTTTCGTTAGAACAGGGAACCGTTCCTGAGAGTGTATTACAGAATCTTCCTATCTAAATTCTTGACTAAATTTGAAAAAGTTTTATTTCCTAAGTGAAATTACCATGGTTACTAAACAGATGCATGGGATAGGATTCTAAACTAGGATGTTTCTGTAATACAGACCCTGACTGGAGCTTTCAGTATTTCGGATGTCTCTCTTATTTAACCCAGCTTTATTAAGTGggttaaataagtgtttttattttgtgtgtgtgtgtgtgttttgtttgtttttagttcaAGAAAGGTTGTTTGACTATACTTGAACAGATTGCACGTCTAAAACTTTCTGTATAGTCAAACAAACTCCCCGAAAGGGATTGTATAATTTGCACACCAGCTTAAGCTCTATGGAACATGGAAGCATTATCTGAAGACACAGTCTGAGCTTCAAAACTTCCTGTTCACAATTTCAAAGGCTTAATATCAGTTCTGGCGATTCAAGGTCATTTGGATAACAACAAGCCATTGGAAAATCCTTGACAGCCACTATACAAGTACTGCTgctagtatataaatatataccaAGCAAACACATAACGTTCTCctaacgttagtttttggttcccgttcgtttttttttttttttttttttttttttttgagaaccaaaaataacattctgggaacgttctttttaggttttattttttgcaaccaTAAAATAACTTTCCCAGAACTTTGCAGGAtggt
Coding sequences:
- the pbk gene encoding lymphokine-activated killer T-cell-originated protein kinase homolog; translated protein: MEANKESLSAFKTPCKPAKVKSPVSACGTPVTIPASPFMKKLGCGTGVNVYLMNRMGKQTHSPWAIKKINSKCAKSQRNVYQKRLSEEAKILKDLHHPNIVGFRAFTTAKDGSKCLAMEYGGEQSLNDLIEKRREEGLQAFPVATIEKVALHVARGLQYLHNEKKLLHGDMKSCNVVIKGDFDSIKICDVGVSLPLDENMQVSDPKAHYIGTEPWKPKEALEDGIITDKADIFAYGLTLWEMMTLSVPHLEMLDTEGDDDDNDDSFEDDFDEDAYYERLGTRPPLDAATLGGSYQRMVELFCLCTEEDPQKRPSAAHIVQVLESNNQLCDKNSEVIIID
- the LOC127502445 gene encoding solute carrier family 35 member D3 gives rise to the protein MEVCKGRLLGVSVAVAHGFFSGSLNILLKFLITTYSFTYLTLIQCLTSGTAALTLEVLRRLGKIDIPPFSLQLVKVFASVCILSTLQSTLTLWSLRGLSLPMYVVFKRCLPLVTLGIGVCVLKNGIPSPGVITAVLITTGGAALAGAGDLTGDPFGYVTGFLAVIVHASYLVLIQKVSADSDYGPLTAQYTIAVVASPVLFICSIVSMDAIEMWTYEGWKNPYITGIFCTCILIGCAMNFTTLHCTYINSAVTTSFVGVVKSIATITVGMLAFSDVMPTKLFVAGVVVNTIGSITYCAVKYHEAKKKLAYQDMDESTKNEELPGEPYVEPAKPDGDTETVPNGLENVPNGSLVASADGYDQGPIRENKVAESIELDRPGIPSEDPTRQSLSDSYVGVWRSIRTLKFLKKDPLLDNMEVQSP